Sequence from the Phragmites australis chromosome 11, lpPhrAust1.1, whole genome shotgun sequence genome:
ccgCTGTTTGTGACAATGAGAAGCTAGATTACTTCCTACCTCGTAACTCATGTCATCAATGTCCAGTCTCATGTCCCAGTGAGGATCAACCTCTTCTCTTGATTCATGGATAACTAACTGGTCCAGCATCATAAACCGCTTCACAGAGAGCCAACTAAATTAGTTAAGTTTAAAATCTATATCGTGTCAGTATCAGAATCAGAACAAAGTAACCATTATCTACCTCAGCAGCTGATCTTCCCAAGTTATTTTCCTCCATCAATGGATGAAAACCATGGTAGGAATCCCTCATCCTTCTACTCCTGGCATTACCTCCGGGCCCTAAAGCTAAATGCCCTAGATGTCTCAAAGATGCAGCAGCTTCATCATGAAATGGATggatgcttgatgatgatgcagagGTAGCAGGCAGGTAGCTAGGGGCAGCAGGTGGATAGCTAGGGATGGCAGGCTCATGAGAGACCACCCCTGAGTTGGAGGAGTTTGCAAAAGCTGGCGAGGGGTAAGTGCGGATGGTGTTATGTGGAGCTACTCTGGGGGCATATCCACCATGGGCAAATCGAGCACTGTCAGACGAACCAGGAGTTGTTGGCACAGGAGCACCTATGTTGGCCCTCTGCGGAGCAGGATAGTATGGCCTCTCTCTGAATGTTATGCTAGAGCTTCCATCAGTCCCTGAAAAACAACAGAAAAGATCTAAGAATCTTCACAAATAGAAATATTAAATAACATCAAGATTAAATGAAATGGGACACCCAGAAATTCATTTAGGACATTATTAGATTGTAAttgagtgggggggggggggggatgacaTGCTGCAACTAATAGGTATAAGACCTGAATATAATACCAGCTTATAAAGTTCCATTGAACAGCCATTTAAGACAAAATTATTTACCTGACTACCTAAAGTGAATCATGTCAGATCAAACAAAGCTAAGCTAGAGGGGAAGTGACTGAAACTAACCTGGGGGAATAACTCTTGGAGGTACAGAAAAAGGAGCTCTATCTTGTCGCATTGCTGTACTTAGAGGAGGAGCAATTGCATTTGCATGGTGCAGTGGCCTATGAATGCTGCTTGATGAGCAAGCTACAGCTGGACTATGTCCCAAATGGATAGAGTTTTGATCATGGCGCCCTCTCACATTCCTCTGAGATCCTCCATGATTACTGAAGTGATGATCACTCCAGTGGCTTGAACCCAAGTTTGAGGGCATTCCAGGAGGGCAGGACTCTGGAGCTCGAATTGGATTTGGAGGCATGTAATGAGGGAACTGAGAATTGGAAGAACTGGCAGCATAATAACTACCAACACTGGCTCCATCCATTGGATGAATAATGGGATTTCTCCGCTTCTGTGCAACCCTTCTGTCATCCATATGGGAATTCGGAATGAAATTATCCTCAGATCTATGTGGGTAGCTCAAAGCAGGCATATGTTGGGCATTATGTGGTGCATAGATGCTACTAGAGCTCCCAGCATAAGAAGCATGCAAGGTTCCAGGGGCTACAATCTGCTGAGTATGAGATTGCCTAGTATAACTTGATGATGGAAGGTCATTTGATCTTATTGTTGCACTCCCATAACCTGACGATAGAGCTCCATTTGGTGCATCACTTCTAGGATGCATAAATGATTTTTGACCTGAGATAGCAGGGTACAATTGAATGAGTTCACCATAATTGAGATGATAATAATTAATAAGGTGTTATGTCGGTTAAGTCCATATACCAAAAGGTGGTGGTTCATTCTGCAGCCGGTTCACATGATCCATCCTGGACATCTGGGAATTGTTATGATGATGTCCCGCCATAACACATGAATAGTGTGGTCAGATTTTGCCAAACCTGGAATATTAGAGGCTCAGAATTAGTATTCCAGGCAGTTAAACAAATTGCAGCTGCACATGGACAATTAGTATTCCAGGCAGTAAAACAAATTGCAGCTGCATATGGACATGTAGCGCTTACAAGAAGAAAAtatacaaagaaaaaaatgcttAGACTTTCAGAACAAATTAAGGGCAATTCAAACCTTAGAACTGCAAGGTGCGAGATTAGAGTCACACAGATCAAGATGCCCAAAGCCCAATAATTCCATCATATCCAGTGTCTTATTTAACATTAGCGTAACACATACAAAACATCCGAAGTTCTGATCATATCCAAGAAAATTATGTGAACATTGTACTGAGATAATTAAGAAGCCAAAATAGAAATGTTTTTTACAGATTTAAACTAGAGAAGGCAATATCATTTTACTTGCATAACAATCTGCTACAGCATATACTTTATATGGTGAAAACCCAATTTTACTCCTTGATATCGATACAAGTAGCAAATTGC
This genomic interval carries:
- the LOC133884507 gene encoding probable E3 ubiquitin-protein ligase HIP1, with amino-acid sequence MAGHHHNNSQMSRMDHVNRLQNEPPPFGQKSFMHPRSDAPNGALSSGYGSATIRSNDLPSSSYTRQSHTQQIVAPGTLHASYAGSSSSIYAPHNAQHMPALSYPHRSEDNFIPNSHMDDRRVAQKRRNPIIHPMDGASVGSYYAASSSNSQFPHYMPPNPIRAPESCPPGMPSNLGSSHWSDHHFSNHGGSQRNVRGRHDQNSIHLGHSPAVACSSSSIHRPLHHANAIAPPLSTAMRQDRAPFSVPPRVIPPGTDGSSSITFRERPYYPAPQRANIGAPVPTTPGSSDSARFAHGGYAPRVAPHNTIRTYPSPAFANSSNSGVVSHEPAIPSYPPAAPSYLPATSASSSSIHPFHDEAAASLRHLGHLALGPGGNARSRRMRDSYHGFHPLMEENNLGRSAAERFMMLDQLVIHESREEVDPHWDMRLDIDDMSYEELLALEERIGTVNTGLSDEKISGCVVEVACSSSGHTLNNQENASCIICLEEYKPKDPLGRLICGHDFHTDCIKKWLRVKNVCPVCKAAAAADDSGATE